In Granulicatella elegans, one genomic interval encodes:
- a CDS encoding M20 metallopeptidase family protein translates to MTNYFKEALEYKDELIEKRRALHQIPEVGLDLPKTKAYVKGELEGLGLEVKEYGTSGLSTLIQGEKGEGKCIMIRADMDALPMNEESGLPFASTGNTAHTCGHDLHSSIALTAAKALLKEKANFKGTVKFMFQPAEEIFAGSKMMIENGLLENPQVDSALALHTALDRETGSICYNEGYVATSSDNFKITIKGKGGHGAYPHTTIDPIHVAVNIYTNFLELIARECPPQETSTLTFGMLSAGSNSNIIPDLAEMQGTLRTYNPEVRNKLKSRMLDIIEGLKISTKAEIDLDFFTGVPSLYSDPEFTREIVDYIKNSDFDGELIPDTKIMASEDMALVAEKVPTAYFNVNCKLPGNNFSHHNPGVNFDENMMPIGLGLMLTAVVNWLNNN, encoded by the coding sequence ATGACTAATTATTTTAAAGAAGCTTTAGAATACAAAGATGAGCTAATTGAAAAAAGAAGAGCTTTGCACCAAATTCCGGAAGTTGGACTGGATTTACCAAAAACAAAGGCATATGTAAAGGGTGAGCTCGAAGGACTTGGCCTTGAAGTAAAAGAATATGGTACATCCGGTTTATCTACCCTTATTCAAGGTGAAAAAGGTGAAGGAAAATGCATTATGATTAGGGCAGATATGGATGCCCTTCCAATGAATGAAGAAAGTGGTTTGCCCTTTGCTTCAACCGGAAATACTGCCCACACTTGTGGCCACGATCTCCACTCTTCTATTGCCCTAACTGCTGCAAAAGCTCTATTAAAAGAAAAGGCAAATTTCAAAGGCACAGTGAAATTTATGTTTCAACCGGCTGAAGAAATTTTTGCAGGATCTAAAATGATGATTGAAAACGGACTATTAGAAAATCCTCAAGTGGATAGTGCTCTTGCACTTCACACAGCTCTTGACAGAGAAACAGGTTCAATTTGTTACAATGAAGGCTATGTTGCTACAAGCTCAGATAACTTTAAAATTACAATTAAAGGTAAAGGCGGCCATGGCGCATATCCTCACACTACCATTGATCCGATACATGTAGCTGTCAATATTTACACAAATTTCTTAGAGCTAATCGCTCGCGAATGTCCACCTCAAGAAACGAGTACATTGACCTTTGGAATGCTAAGTGCCGGTTCAAACTCAAATATTATTCCGGATCTTGCAGAAATGCAAGGAACACTTCGTACATACAATCCGGAGGTTAGAAATAAATTAAAATCAAGAATGCTGGATATTATTGAAGGATTAAAGATTTCAACAAAAGCTGAAATCGATCTTGACTTCTTCACCGGAGTTCCAAGCCTTTATTCAGACCCGGAATTCACAAGAGAAATTGTGGACTATATAAAAAATAGTGATTTTGATGGCGAACTCATTCCGGACACAAAAATAATGGCAAGCGAAGATATGGCTCTTGTGGCTGAAAAAGTTCCAACCGCCTATTTCAATGTAAACTGCAAATTGCCGGGCAACAACTTTAGCCACCACAATCCCGGAGTGAATTTTGACGAGAATATGATGCCAATTGGGCTGGGGCTAATGCTTACAGCCGTTGTCAAC
- a CDS encoding 2-keto-3-deoxygluconate permease gives MIDTFPRTDTMTCYSYCFCLPFRLFEKDGYEKVSVPTIIAAADPSVSEITRVAVAPIAFGVVLTSIITPILTEKYARKRKM, from the coding sequence ATGATTGATACGTTTCCACGAACGGACACTATGACTTGTTATTCATACTGTTTTTGCCTGCCATTTAGACTTTTTGAAAAGGATGGATATGAGAAAGTTTCTGTGCCTACGATAATCGCCGCAGCTGACCCGAGTGTATCTGAAATTACAAGGGTTGCGGTTGCACCAATTGCATTTGGCGTGGTGCTAACGAGCATTATCACTCCAATATTAACTGAAAAATATGCAAGGAAACGCAAGATGTAA
- a CDS encoding SMI1/KNR4 family protein — MWKIWEYPRNIGIIIAGTESGGYDIIYLDYRECGKDGEFKVSVCFQEYDYEIQVLANKFEEFIGMLISEEDLE, encoded by the coding sequence ATTTGGAAAATATGGGAATATCCACGAAATATAGGAATTATTATTGCAGGTACAGAATCTGGTGGATATGATATAATCTATTTAGATTATCGTGAATGTGGAAAAGATGGAGAATTCAAAGTATCCGTTTGTTTTCAAGAATATGATTATGAAATTCAAGTCCTTGCAAATAAATTTGAAGAATTTATAGGAATGCTAATATCAGAGGAAGATCTTGAATAA
- a CDS encoding YfbM family protein, with protein MGLIANYQSTTDIELEKFMCLDDVEEAQENENLEICDIDKTWDALHFLLTGKSANEPIEDNLISEAIVGQFNISGEEIEEFISGTKTDRVKEIAKALQEIDFETYIDKFDMSAFRQNDIYPDIWEYEEEADEIKDDLRIKFERMKKFYEKMAAQESAVLVSIY; from the coding sequence ATGGGATTGATTGCAAATTATCAGTCAACTACTGACATTGAGTTAGAAAAATTTATGTGTCTTGATGATGTGGAAGAAGCACAGGAAAATGAGAACTTAGAAATTTGTGATATAGATAAAACGTGGGACGCACTTCATTTTTTGTTGACAGGAAAATCTGCCAACGAACCGATTGAAGATAATTTAATCAGCGAAGCGATTGTAGGACAGTTTAATATTTCCGGGGAAGAAATCGAAGAATTTATATCTGGAACGAAAACTGATAGAGTGAAAGAAATTGCAAAAGCGTTGCAAGAGATTGATTTTGAAACATATATTGATAAATTCGATATGAGTGCGTTTCGCCAAAACGATATTTACCCTGATATTTGGGAATACGAAGAAGAAGCTGATGAAATTAAAGATGATTTAAGAATCAAATTTGAAAGAATGAAAAAATTTTATGAGAAAATGGCAGCACAAGAGAGCGCCGTTTTAGTGTCAATCTATTAA